One window of the Nitrospira sp. genome contains the following:
- the mtgA gene encoding monofunctional biosynthetic peptidoglycan transglycosylase, which translates to MPKAKKQRTVARVLLWTTLLLGIPLGLLALTWLLTLPDVALLAKTNPGPTALMEHRQTLARNQRHPVPRQWTWVPLSRMSRHLQHAAIAAEDASFFIHEGFDWEGIKDAAIHNLEAGELKRGGSTITQQLAKNLYLSTERSLIRKAREALITRSLEHHLTKERILELYLNVAEWGNGVYGAEAAARHHFGKSAQDLTAEEAAWLAAILPSPRRYDPLRKTAFLSKRHQRILKSMNRIPTSPPAH; encoded by the coding sequence ATGCCCAAAGCCAAGAAACAACGGACCGTCGCCAGGGTACTGCTCTGGACGACTTTACTCCTCGGCATCCCACTGGGCCTCCTCGCCTTGACCTGGCTGCTGACCTTGCCGGATGTGGCGCTTCTCGCCAAGACCAATCCTGGCCCGACCGCGTTGATGGAACACCGGCAGACTCTTGCACGCAATCAACGACACCCGGTCCCGCGACAGTGGACCTGGGTGCCGCTTTCACGCATGTCCCGCCATCTGCAACATGCCGCCATCGCGGCGGAAGATGCGTCATTCTTCATTCACGAAGGATTTGACTGGGAAGGGATCAAAGATGCCGCAATCCATAACCTCGAAGCCGGAGAGCTGAAACGGGGCGGCAGTACGATCACACAACAACTGGCAAAGAACCTGTATCTGTCGACCGAGCGTTCACTGATACGGAAGGCCCGCGAAGCTCTGATCACCAGGTCATTGGAACACCATCTGACCAAGGAGCGGATTCTCGAGCTGTATCTCAATGTCGCAGAATGGGGAAACGGCGTGTACGGCGCGGAAGCGGCGGCGCGCCACCACTTCGGGAAATCCGCCCAAGACCTCACCGCAGAGGAGGCGGCATGGCTCGCCGCTATCCTGCCTTCTCCGCGCCGGTACGACCCGCTCCGAAAGACGGCGTTTCTCAGCAAACGCCATCAGCGCATCCTGAAAAGCATGAACAGGATTCCCACCTCACCCCCGGCGCATTGA
- a CDS encoding VOC family protein — protein MSKTLFHLAFPNYDVAAAKRFYVDGLGCTLGRESSHAVMFGLAGHQLVAHLTTEPPPSQRGIYPRHFGLVFLEQSDWEALAERARQQGLSFYQQPRVRFPGMRIEHRTFFLEDPSRNLLEFKHYTHESAIFGERDVSAVGDSE, from the coding sequence ATGTCGAAAACTCTTTTCCATCTTGCCTTTCCGAATTACGATGTGGCGGCGGCAAAACGTTTCTATGTCGATGGGCTTGGTTGTACGTTGGGTCGGGAGTCGAGTCATGCCGTCATGTTCGGACTCGCGGGGCACCAACTCGTGGCCCATCTGACGACGGAACCGCCACCTTCTCAACGAGGGATCTATCCGCGTCACTTCGGACTGGTCTTCCTCGAACAATCAGACTGGGAGGCCTTGGCCGAACGAGCCCGTCAGCAGGGCCTGTCGTTCTATCAACAGCCGCGCGTCCGCTTTCCCGGTATGCGAATCGAGCATCGGACCTTTTTTCTCGAAGACCCGTCGCGTAATTTGCTCGAATTCAAACACTACACTCACGAGTCGGCGATCTTCGGTGAGCGAGATGTCAGCGCCGTCGGCGATTCCGAGTGA
- a CDS encoding PD-(D/E)XK nuclease family protein, translating into MDLASNDQVKAAQELLEKAGEILREEQERDKITACRFNVFNALGVERAELAHSRFLACLLDPKGIHAQEDLFLRAFLRVVIQEETEGLDLESSEVRTEVPIEKGRLDILVTLPDKQIIIIENKVDAVEGEEQLERYRSWLQIQPHAKSGRPHHLVFLTPNGRRPSSCSPAEVKKVKLVSYGDIAAWLDRLKDKVPPRLEVVLSQYVNLWRDMPMNQEIIALLRDPRNFETSERISMAVEEIKNQAKWQFLVRVQKDLKNRLHQSNLGDNWDVLDATHIGKYAKVGILWRGRRENSLQFAVLCETQDSSWNEVIIGIYRGVQIQEDKLAEPDKEVFRMLSEKDDLRLRKSPWWIGYFDLRDLLGRKTIGVKDLINEHLGGEHQIGEQAAKGLWEIFERCRIELENLNRNYPYSSLDVSTRKDALTGTTA; encoded by the coding sequence ATGGATCTGGCTTCGAACGATCAAGTCAAGGCGGCCCAGGAGCTACTTGAAAAGGCGGGGGAGATACTTCGCGAGGAACAGGAAAGAGACAAGATTACTGCGTGCCGGTTCAATGTCTTTAACGCGCTCGGGGTCGAACGTGCAGAGCTGGCACATTCCCGGTTTCTCGCGTGCTTGCTTGACCCCAAAGGTATCCATGCCCAAGAGGATCTTTTTCTGCGGGCATTTCTCCGAGTTGTCATTCAGGAAGAGACCGAAGGACTCGATTTAGAGAGTTCAGAAGTCAGAACAGAAGTTCCTATCGAGAAAGGTCGGTTGGACATTCTGGTGACCTTGCCTGACAAGCAGATAATCATTATCGAAAATAAAGTAGACGCTGTTGAGGGAGAAGAGCAACTTGAGCGCTACCGAAGTTGGTTGCAGATCCAACCTCATGCAAAATCAGGGAGACCCCACCATCTTGTCTTCTTAACACCAAATGGAAGGCGTCCATCTTCATGCAGCCCGGCTGAAGTGAAAAAAGTGAAACTTGTGTCCTATGGGGACATTGCAGCTTGGCTCGATAGGCTGAAAGACAAGGTTCCTCCTCGCTTGGAAGTGGTCCTGAGCCAGTATGTAAATCTTTGGAGAGATATGCCAATGAATCAGGAAATAATTGCGTTGCTGCGAGACCCTAGAAACTTCGAGACCTCCGAGCGTATCTCAATGGCGGTCGAAGAGATTAAAAATCAGGCGAAGTGGCAGTTCTTGGTTCGGGTTCAAAAAGACCTCAAGAACAGACTGCATCAAAGCAACCTGGGCGACAATTGGGATGTGTTAGACGCGACTCATATTGGGAAGTACGCAAAAGTTGGCATCCTATGGAGAGGCCGAAGAGAGAATTCGTTGCAATTCGCTGTGTTATGCGAGACTCAGGATTCCAGCTGGAACGAAGTAATTATTGGTATTTACCGTGGCGTTCAGATCCAGGAGGATAAGCTGGCCGAGCCGGACAAGGAGGTTTTTCGAATGCTTTCAGAGAAAGATGACCTGAGACTTCGAAAATCCCCATGGTGGATTGGCTACTTTGACCTGAGGGACTTGCTGGGGAGAAAGACAATAGGCGTCAAGGATTTGATAAACGAACATCTCGGCGGAGAGCATCAAATTGGAGAACAGGCGGCAAAGGGACTCTGGGAAATATTCGAGAGGTGTAGGATAGAACTCGAGAATCTCAATCGAAATTATCCCTATTCATCCCTTGATGTTTCGACACGCAAAGACGCACTAACCGGAACCACAGCGTAG
- a CDS encoding ATP-binding protein, producing the protein MQSFLSVNQQIQSFMNSHPREDGWKIYHCCTPLVRSFFLRYLLDWLQDKHPESLKASAVGKEPTVQELRGVEGNSQAIELDTKSDTQKDLESEGWIGSVEIEWKGSAIHFCSPFMEQCLAHEPLTLIATRSNAALRHLLHGLKEYGLMRERHDNREVLVVNGPNLPKPPVSWDEVVLPSGLAEEIRGNVEGFFAGVDNYRRLGLPFRRGLLFVGPPGCGKTLTISALANNVKATFITVIQRSDVDDQCVERAFDWAVMHAPAVVVIEDLDKLLESRECSLAHFLRTVDVLKPASGILIIATSNAPEKLDQALLHRPSRFDRIWKFPLPRYEQRLALLRKCGGTFFSEGAMEEAARKSEHFSMAYVQEIVVNALLSSAHNGDTPGDEALLKSVETLCIQRKSASKPGESMDERESVGFCQSNNGDR; encoded by the coding sequence ATGCAGAGTTTCTTATCCGTCAACCAACAAATTCAGTCGTTCATGAATTCTCATCCGCGCGAAGACGGCTGGAAAATTTATCACTGTTGCACGCCGTTAGTGCGCAGTTTCTTTCTGCGCTATCTCTTGGATTGGCTGCAGGACAAACATCCTGAGTCATTGAAAGCATCGGCCGTTGGAAAAGAGCCAACCGTCCAGGAGTTGCGTGGTGTAGAAGGAAACTCTCAAGCGATTGAACTCGACACCAAATCGGACACTCAAAAAGACCTTGAGAGCGAAGGCTGGATCGGGTCCGTTGAAATCGAATGGAAGGGCTCGGCAATCCATTTCTGCTCGCCATTTATGGAGCAGTGTCTAGCCCATGAACCGCTCACTCTTATCGCCACAAGGTCGAACGCCGCACTCCGACACCTCCTCCACGGACTGAAGGAGTATGGGCTGATGCGAGAGCGACACGACAACCGTGAGGTTCTGGTCGTCAACGGGCCGAATCTGCCCAAACCGCCCGTCTCGTGGGATGAGGTGGTCTTGCCGAGCGGACTCGCGGAAGAGATCCGGGGCAACGTCGAGGGATTTTTCGCGGGAGTGGACAACTATCGAAGGCTCGGTCTGCCGTTCAGGAGGGGGCTATTGTTCGTCGGTCCTCCGGGATGCGGCAAAACGCTGACGATTAGCGCACTGGCCAACAACGTGAAAGCAACGTTCATCACGGTTATACAACGTTCCGATGTGGATGATCAGTGCGTGGAGCGGGCATTCGATTGGGCGGTCATGCATGCACCGGCGGTGGTCGTCATCGAGGATTTGGACAAGCTGCTTGAGAGTCGCGAATGTTCCCTGGCACATTTCCTCCGAACGGTGGATGTCCTGAAGCCGGCATCCGGCATCTTGATTATCGCGACCTCAAATGCGCCTGAGAAGTTGGACCAGGCCTTGCTCCATCGGCCCAGCCGGTTCGACCGGATTTGGAAGTTTCCCCTGCCTCGCTATGAGCAGCGTCTTGCACTCCTGCGGAAGTGTGGCGGGACGTTTTTCTCCGAAGGGGCCATGGAAGAAGCGGCGCGCAAGTCGGAGCACTTCTCAATGGCCTACGTTCAGGAAATCGTTGTGAATGCGCTCCTCTCCAGTGCGCACAATGGCGACACGCCTGGAGACGAGGCCCTTCTGAAAAGCGTCGAAACGCTTTGCATCCAGCGAAAATCGGCCTCGAAGCCAGGGGAATCAATGGATGAACGAGAGAGCGTCGGATTTTGCCAGTCGAACAATGGAGACCGATAA
- a CDS encoding WYL domain-containing transcriptional regulator, with protein sequence MPSRKGRKPKPYSQAARVSLMARRLTRGATVVELAEEFQITKRQVHRDLQHLEESGYPLVQEDGIYKLPHGFKGTEIVVSPYELMSLYLAKSHLDYLKGTPLLDDLETVLHKVEAGLPDRVKNHIERIVTSFAPLQRPARAYAEKKSILDPLRKALLRQHTVVLRGYQKPGAGHPNDYRVDPYGLVLYQYGLYLVGYSHKAKDIRTFAVERVKGVELAEDMFEIPGSFSLAERFEHGFGLIDDPLQEVKIWISSDWAYFVKERRWHPTQTLQTRKDGSVILTMRCGGIDELTAWVLSFGPGARVLGPQALIDNVSSQLTLAARPYQSSR encoded by the coding sequence ATGCCCAGCCGTAAAGGGCGCAAGCCCAAACCCTACAGCCAAGCCGCACGTGTCAGCCTCATGGCGAGGCGGCTCACGAGGGGAGCAACGGTTGTGGAGTTGGCTGAGGAGTTTCAAATCACCAAGCGGCAGGTGCACCGGGATCTTCAACATCTCGAAGAATCGGGATATCCCCTTGTCCAGGAAGACGGCATATATAAGCTGCCGCATGGCTTCAAGGGGACGGAGATCGTGGTGTCCCCTTACGAGTTGATGTCGCTCTACCTTGCCAAGAGCCATTTGGATTATTTGAAGGGCACACCATTGCTCGACGATTTGGAAACCGTCCTTCACAAAGTGGAAGCGGGACTTCCCGACAGGGTAAAAAACCATATCGAGCGGATTGTCACCTCCTTTGCTCCACTTCAACGGCCAGCCCGTGCCTATGCCGAGAAAAAAAGCATTCTCGATCCCTTGCGTAAAGCGTTGCTCCGCCAGCACACAGTGGTGCTGCGGGGCTATCAGAAACCGGGCGCCGGGCATCCGAACGACTATCGAGTTGATCCCTACGGGCTGGTTCTGTACCAGTATGGTCTGTATCTGGTCGGCTATTCGCATAAGGCAAAAGATATTAGGACTTTCGCGGTGGAGAGGGTCAAAGGGGTCGAACTTGCGGAGGATATGTTCGAAATTCCAGGCTCATTTTCTCTTGCGGAGCGATTTGAACACGGTTTCGGCCTGATTGATGACCCTCTGCAGGAAGTGAAGATCTGGATCTCATCCGATTGGGCATATTTCGTCAAAGAACGACGCTGGCATCCGACTCAGACCCTCCAGACTCGGAAGGATGGCTCCGTGATTCTGACCATGCGGTGCGGCGGTATAGACGAACTGACCGCCTGGGTACTTTCTTTCGGACCAGGGGCTCGGGTGCTCGGTCCGCAAGCGTTGATAGACAACGTGTCCAGCCAACTGACGTTGGCCGCCAGGCCGTATCAATCCTCCCGTTAG
- a CDS encoding isoaspartyl peptidase/L-asparaginase family protein, which yields MKSVHPVLLVHGGAGLRRMTSAQAGCLKAALEIGYHLLDRGAPALTAVEQVICVLEQSGLFNAGRGAHVQLDGVRRMDASIMEGQDLQAGAVASVEGIVHPISAARLVMEQTTHVLLVGKPASAFARHCKLERQPIRPSGHAVRKATMTRAWSPKTLELYRAMMSSGPALRKRAGKETVGAAALDHTGTVAAGASTGGIDLMLPGRVGDTPIIGCGVYADNESGAVSMTGLGEGIIRIAVAKEICDRLERGERPASAATHVLQKLVRRINGAAGSLVLAPNGRFAITHVTPRMAAGWWDGKGEPVVKDKFER from the coding sequence TTGAAATCTGTCCATCCCGTTCTCCTCGTCCATGGCGGTGCCGGTCTTCGTCGCATGACGTCAGCTCAGGCTGGTTGTCTCAAGGCGGCATTGGAAATCGGCTATCATCTTCTGGATCGCGGCGCCCCGGCACTGACCGCTGTCGAGCAGGTCATTTGTGTGTTGGAGCAGAGCGGATTGTTCAATGCGGGCCGCGGCGCGCATGTGCAACTGGACGGGGTGCGCCGTATGGATGCGTCGATCATGGAAGGGCAGGATTTGCAGGCCGGAGCCGTCGCATCGGTCGAAGGCATCGTCCATCCCATTTCAGCGGCGCGGTTGGTGATGGAGCAGACGACGCACGTCTTGCTGGTCGGGAAGCCGGCGTCGGCCTTTGCCCGGCATTGCAAGTTGGAGCGGCAGCCGATTCGGCCTTCGGGTCATGCCGTTCGCAAAGCGACGATGACGCGGGCGTGGTCTCCAAAAACGTTGGAACTCTATCGGGCGATGATGTCGAGCGGGCCGGCATTGCGGAAGCGAGCCGGGAAGGAAACCGTCGGTGCGGCGGCGCTCGATCACACCGGGACGGTCGCGGCCGGGGCCTCGACCGGCGGAATCGACCTGATGTTGCCGGGCCGTGTCGGCGACACGCCGATCATCGGCTGCGGGGTCTATGCCGACAACGAGAGCGGCGCCGTATCCATGACCGGGTTGGGCGAGGGGATTATCCGCATCGCCGTGGCGAAAGAAATCTGTGACCGCCTGGAGCGGGGCGAGCGCCCGGCCTCGGCGGCGACGCATGTCTTGCAGAAACTGGTTCGACGGATCAACGGTGCCGCCGGCTCCCTCGTACTGGCTCCAAACGGGCGATTCGCCATCACCCATGTCACCCCGCGCATGGCTGCCGGTTGGTGGGATGGGAAGGGCGAACCGGTCGTCAAGGACAAGTTTGAACGTTGA
- the dtd gene encoding D-aminoacyl-tRNA deacylase, protein MKAILQRVTSASVEVAGTVVGRIGAGLLVFVGVAKGDGELDCRYLVEKLRTFRIFSDEQGKMNRSLVDIGGSVLLVSQFTLLGCTTNGRRPSFDDAAPPEEAKRLYEQVAEDLRTAGTSVQTGIFAAHMRVALVNDGPVTFALDSRDRPS, encoded by the coding sequence ATGAAGGCGATTCTGCAGCGGGTGACCAGTGCGTCGGTGGAGGTGGCTGGGACCGTTGTCGGGCGGATCGGAGCGGGATTGCTGGTGTTCGTGGGAGTGGCCAAAGGCGATGGGGAACTGGATTGCCGCTATCTCGTTGAGAAGCTCCGTACCTTCCGGATCTTTTCTGATGAACAGGGAAAGATGAACCGGTCGTTGGTAGACATCGGGGGGTCGGTCCTACTCGTCTCCCAATTTACCTTGCTGGGCTGCACGACGAACGGCCGCCGTCCCAGTTTTGACGATGCGGCGCCTCCGGAGGAGGCAAAGCGGTTGTATGAGCAGGTTGCTGAGGATCTGCGGACGGCGGGGACTTCGGTTCAAACCGGGATTTTCGCCGCACACATGCGGGTGGCCTTGGTGAATGATGGGCCGGTGACCTTCGCATTGGATAGCCGTGACAGGCCTTCTTGA
- a CDS encoding methylated-DNA--[protein]-cysteine S-methyltransferase: MRRAVLFKSSWGWMGIAEAGKGVDGVALPQPSKQRAIAVLREQAPAPLVMEPSPQLELAQGQLLDYLGGKRMTFDVPLDLSRGTAFQRQVWRTLLKVPYGKLRSYQWVAARVGGRQYARAVGNAVGANPLPIIVPCHRIVAHDASLGGFSGGLPTKRKLLTLEGTLVQLQRGRT; encoded by the coding sequence ATGCGACGAGCCGTCTTGTTCAAGTCATCCTGGGGTTGGATGGGGATTGCCGAAGCCGGCAAAGGCGTCGACGGCGTCGCGTTGCCCCAGCCATCGAAGCAGCGGGCGATCGCCGTTCTCCGCGAGCAGGCACCCGCCCCTCTCGTCATGGAACCGTCTCCACAGCTGGAGCTGGCGCAGGGACAGCTGCTCGATTACCTTGGGGGCAAGCGGATGACCTTTGATGTGCCATTGGATCTTTCGCGGGGCACCGCGTTTCAGCGGCAGGTGTGGCGAACATTGTTGAAAGTGCCGTATGGCAAACTTCGGTCGTACCAATGGGTCGCCGCGCGCGTCGGAGGCCGGCAGTATGCCCGTGCGGTCGGCAACGCGGTGGGAGCCAACCCGTTGCCTATAATCGTTCCGTGCCATCGCATTGTGGCCCACGACGCGTCGCTGGGCGGGTTCTCCGGTGGGCTGCCGACCAAGCGCAAGCTTCTGACCCTTGAAGGCACGCTGGTCCAGCTGCAGCGCGGGCGGACGTGA
- the murJ gene encoding murein biosynthesis integral membrane protein MurJ: MSESSTPATSAQSASSDQRSVVKAAGIIGIGTFASRILGFIRDMVMASLFGATAAADAFYVAFRVPSLLRELFAEGSMSAAFIPVFTEYHQQKTKREAWELASAVFTTLLTIVTGTVLLGIAVTPVIVWYLAPGFHDDPAKLTLAVVLSRVMFPYLLFISLAALAMGILNSLRAFAAPAFSPLFLNVFMIGCALFLSPQLPEPIVGVAVGVVAGGAAQFAMQLPGLARRGFLFGWRFEPGHPGVKRIGRLMVPSLLGLSVTQINLTVSTILASFFVGGPTYLFYGMRLIQFPLGIFGVALATAILPTLSAQAARGAMNELRTTFGFGLRMILFIILPAMAGLILLRTPIVQLFFEHGTFTAHDTAETALAVLCYAVGLWAFGGVRIIVAAFYSMQDTKLPAISAAVAVAANILLSLALMPMLGAAGLALATALAAMINGSLLIIVLNRRLGGVEWGSVGRSFLRVVLACLPLIVTCFWAASASLWTHPGEWIEKAVLLAVAIGFSVAGYLGVHVLLKSDELDVVWGMVRRKLGRVAGR; the protein is encoded by the coding sequence ATGTCCGAATCGAGCACACCTGCGACTTCCGCACAATCAGCTTCAAGCGATCAACGTTCGGTGGTGAAAGCCGCCGGCATCATCGGCATCGGTACTTTCGCCAGCCGGATTCTCGGATTTATCCGTGACATGGTCATGGCCAGTCTCTTCGGTGCGACGGCAGCGGCCGATGCCTTTTACGTCGCGTTCCGGGTTCCCAGTCTGCTGCGCGAGCTCTTCGCCGAAGGCTCCATGTCGGCGGCCTTCATTCCTGTTTTCACCGAATATCATCAGCAGAAGACCAAGCGTGAGGCGTGGGAACTGGCCAGTGCCGTCTTCACGACGCTTCTGACAATCGTGACGGGGACGGTGCTTCTCGGCATTGCCGTGACTCCCGTCATTGTCTGGTATCTCGCGCCGGGCTTTCATGACGATCCAGCCAAGCTCACCTTGGCCGTTGTCCTCTCACGCGTGATGTTTCCCTATCTCCTGTTCATCAGCCTTGCCGCGCTGGCCATGGGGATCCTGAATTCGCTGCGGGCCTTTGCGGCTCCCGCCTTCTCGCCGCTGTTTCTGAATGTGTTTATGATCGGATGTGCGCTGTTCCTGTCGCCGCAGCTGCCGGAGCCGATTGTCGGCGTCGCCGTCGGCGTCGTCGCCGGGGGCGCGGCGCAGTTTGCGATGCAGCTGCCGGGATTGGCTCGCCGGGGATTTCTGTTCGGCTGGCGCTTCGAACCGGGCCATCCAGGGGTCAAACGGATCGGCCGCCTGATGGTGCCCTCGTTGCTGGGCCTGTCAGTGACGCAGATCAATCTGACCGTGAGCACGATTCTCGCTTCGTTCTTTGTGGGAGGGCCCACCTATCTGTTTTATGGGATGCGGCTGATTCAGTTTCCACTGGGTATCTTCGGCGTGGCGCTGGCGACGGCGATTCTTCCGACCCTCTCTGCCCAGGCCGCGCGGGGTGCGATGAACGAATTACGGACGACGTTCGGATTTGGGCTCCGGATGATTCTCTTCATCATCCTGCCGGCGATGGCCGGCCTGATTCTTTTACGCACGCCGATTGTGCAATTGTTTTTCGAGCATGGGACCTTCACGGCGCATGACACGGCGGAGACGGCGCTGGCAGTGTTGTGTTATGCCGTCGGCCTCTGGGCATTCGGCGGCGTGCGAATCATTGTGGCGGCATTTTACTCCATGCAGGATACCAAGCTTCCGGCGATTTCCGCTGCGGTCGCCGTGGCGGCGAACATCCTGCTCTCCCTGGCGCTGATGCCGATGCTTGGCGCCGCAGGCTTGGCTCTGGCGACGGCACTCGCGGCCATGATAAACGGGAGCCTTCTCATCATCGTCTTGAATCGCCGGCTGGGCGGCGTGGAGTGGGGATCGGTCGGACGGTCGTTCCTCAGGGTTGTGCTCGCCTGCCTCCCGTTGATCGTGACGTGTTTCTGGGCCGCAAGCGCCTCGCTCTGGACCCATCCCGGTGAGTGGATCGAGAAAGCGGTGTTACTGGCCGTCGCGATCGGGTTCAGTGTGGCCGGCTATCTGGGAGTTCACGTCCTGTTGAAATCCGACGAATTGGATGTGGTGTGGGGCATGGTCCGAAGAAAACTCGGTCGAGTAGCCGGCCGGTAA
- a CDS encoding TPM domain-containing protein — protein sequence MATGKAAALSEADRERIRQAVHAAEQQTRAEIVPMIVARSGLYRDAQHWAGLIAALATLAALLTIEVSWVPWGWHASNGAWLVLAVTLAYLCGTWIGIWPPVIRLLTSPIRLRHKVALRAERAFAQQAISQTRERTGVLIMLSILEKQIYVLPDRSLAGLVSAERWKQVVQAAVERLRDGDIPGGLSHAIHACGGVLADAYPARPGDNPNELSDQVIDER from the coding sequence GTGGCGACTGGTAAAGCGGCGGCGTTGTCGGAAGCCGATCGAGAACGCATCCGGCAGGCGGTCCATGCAGCTGAACAGCAGACCAGGGCGGAAATCGTGCCGATGATCGTCGCGCGGTCCGGGCTCTATCGGGACGCCCAACATTGGGCGGGGCTGATCGCCGCGCTCGCGACGCTGGCCGCGTTGCTGACCATCGAGGTCTCCTGGGTTCCCTGGGGATGGCATGCCTCGAATGGTGCCTGGTTGGTTCTTGCTGTCACGCTCGCCTATCTGTGTGGGACCTGGATCGGGATCTGGCCGCCGGTTATCCGCCTGCTGACCTCGCCGATTCGTTTGCGACACAAGGTTGCGCTACGAGCCGAACGGGCCTTTGCGCAACAGGCCATCTCGCAGACCCGCGAGCGCACAGGCGTGCTGATCATGCTGTCAATTTTAGAGAAGCAGATCTATGTCTTGCCGGATCGTTCGTTAGCGGGGCTGGTGTCGGCAGAACGATGGAAGCAGGTCGTGCAAGCGGCGGTCGAGCGCCTGCGAGACGGCGATATTCCCGGGGGGCTCTCACACGCGATTCATGCGTGCGGGGGCGTTCTTGCAGATGCTTATCCGGCACGCCCCGGCGACAACCCCAATGAATTGTCCGATCAGGTCATCGACGAACGGTAA
- a CDS encoding TPM domain-containing protein: protein MSRVWRKPARLFVFLAMLLSPGLAWPLEVPPLTGRVMDLAHVLSASAIDRLAADLQTHETTSGNQVVVLTLPSLEGEPLEPFAHRVATTWKLGRKGTDDGALLLVALKERKVRIEVGYGLEGTLTDAKSAQIIRNEIGPRFRSGDLPGGIVAGVAAILKTIEGTYQAPERPAMSAGGGDIVGQILIALMVGVVFGLALSNVNRLVGALAGTALSLWLSPWLIPAIATAVVTLLLVLVLGRAMSGRRGSGFDDWTSYSSRGGGWGGGSFGDSGGGGFSGGGGDFGGGGASGDW, encoded by the coding sequence ATGAGCCGTGTCTGGCGCAAGCCGGCGCGGCTCTTTGTTTTTCTTGCGATGCTCCTGAGCCCGGGCTTGGCCTGGCCGCTCGAGGTGCCACCGCTGACCGGGCGCGTAATGGATCTGGCGCATGTCTTATCGGCGAGTGCTATAGATCGGCTGGCGGCCGATCTTCAGACGCACGAGACGACCAGCGGCAATCAAGTCGTCGTACTGACGCTGCCGTCGCTCGAAGGCGAACCGCTCGAGCCCTTTGCCCATCGCGTCGCCACCACGTGGAAGCTTGGCCGGAAGGGAACGGACGACGGGGCGTTGCTGCTGGTGGCGTTGAAGGAGCGCAAAGTCCGGATCGAAGTGGGCTATGGACTTGAGGGAACCTTGACGGACGCCAAGTCGGCACAGATCATTCGAAACGAAATTGGGCCGCGGTTTCGCTCCGGGGATCTGCCGGGCGGGATTGTCGCCGGGGTCGCTGCGATTCTGAAGACCATCGAAGGCACCTATCAGGCGCCGGAGAGGCCAGCGATGTCCGCAGGCGGCGGGGACATAGTCGGTCAGATCCTGATAGCCCTGATGGTCGGTGTGGTCTTTGGTCTGGCTTTGTCGAATGTGAATCGTCTGGTCGGCGCTTTAGCCGGCACTGCCCTCTCATTGTGGCTGTCCCCCTGGCTGATTCCGGCCATCGCAACGGCCGTCGTCACCTTGCTGCTGGTTCTGGTGTTAGGACGCGCCATGTCGGGCCGAAGGGGCTCTGGCTTTGACGACTGGACCTCGTACAGCAGCCGAGGTGGGGGCTGGGGCGGTGGCTCGTTCGGTGATAGCGGCGGCGGAGGATTCAGCGGCGGGGGTGGAGATTTCGGAGGAGGAGGCGCGAGTGGCGACTGGTAA
- a CDS encoding LemA family protein → MRRTSVRNLAVGLVILFAGVTSGCGYNDLQGLDEDTKAAWSEVINQYQRRADLIPNLVATVKGYAEHEKETLEGVVKARAQATGIQVTPETLKDPAAFEQFQKAQAGLTTALGRLIAIAENYPNLKADQSFRDLQSQLEGTENRIAVARKRYIDRVAEYNKMVRFFPTNLTAKFLLHMEEKPNFTVADEKAVAKPPEVKFN, encoded by the coding sequence ATGAGACGTACGTCTGTGAGGAATCTGGCCGTCGGCCTCGTGATCCTGTTCGCAGGAGTGACGTCGGGCTGCGGCTATAACGATCTCCAGGGATTGGACGAAGACACCAAGGCGGCTTGGAGCGAGGTCATCAATCAGTATCAACGCCGGGCCGATCTGATTCCCAACCTGGTTGCGACGGTGAAGGGCTATGCCGAGCATGAAAAGGAGACGCTTGAAGGCGTGGTGAAGGCGCGGGCCCAGGCAACCGGTATCCAGGTTACACCCGAGACCTTGAAAGATCCGGCCGCATTCGAACAGTTCCAGAAGGCTCAGGCCGGACTCACCACAGCGCTGGGACGGCTCATTGCCATCGCCGAGAACTATCCGAACTTGAAAGCCGATCAAAGTTTCCGGGATTTGCAGAGTCAGTTGGAAGGGACGGAGAACCGCATTGCCGTCGCACGCAAGCGCTATATCGATCGGGTGGCGGAGTACAACAAAATGGTCCGCTTTTTCCCGACCAACTTAACGGCAAAGTTTCTTCTCCACATGGAAGAGAAGCCGAATTTCACTGTGGCGGACGAGAAAGCCGTGGCGAAGCCGCCTGAGGTGAAGTTTAACTGA